In Janthinobacterium sp. J1-1, a single genomic region encodes these proteins:
- a CDS encoding cytochrome c, translating to MKLAAALLALALASPLHAQQAAPAAPLPGSATDQILRGQYLATAADCIACHTVDEKKPFAGGYPIATPFGTIYGPNITPDKETGIGNWSDEEFVRALHEGIGKHGEHLYPAFPYTAFSKMTRDDVLAIKAYLFSLPPIAQKTPPNPLAFPFNQRAILAGWKLFNFQPGKLQQDDSPANAVLRRGAYLAEALAHCQECHTPRNLTMGLDKKLAYGGANVAGWKAYNITPDPMSGIGAWTDAELMQYLRTGVVKGKASAAGGMAEAIEHSLRHLSEDDLKALVRYLRSVPPIHDSLDSKPRFAMGKPATDEVELRGAAAVSTSNSTSSAAELFSGNCASCHAASGAGSSDGTYPSLMNNSAVGARDPSNLVMVILQGVSRKTAEGHAFMPGFAGRLDDAQVATLANYMLGQFGDERSKVDAGFVARQRAGGPPSPLPKLMAAGAFAMAAAVLALLAWWWRKRRTRTA from the coding sequence ATGAAGCTGGCCGCCGCCCTGCTGGCGCTGGCGCTGGCCAGTCCGCTCCATGCCCAGCAGGCCGCTCCCGCCGCGCCGCTCCCCGGCAGCGCCACCGACCAGATCCTGCGCGGCCAGTACCTGGCCACCGCCGCCGACTGCATCGCCTGCCATACGGTTGATGAAAAAAAGCCGTTCGCGGGCGGTTACCCGATCGCCACGCCGTTCGGCACCATCTACGGCCCCAACATCACGCCGGACAAGGAAACCGGCATCGGCAACTGGAGCGACGAGGAGTTCGTGCGCGCCCTGCACGAGGGCATCGGCAAGCACGGCGAACATCTGTACCCGGCCTTTCCCTACACGGCCTTCAGCAAGATGACGCGCGACGATGTGCTGGCCATCAAGGCCTATCTGTTCAGCCTGCCGCCGATCGCGCAGAAAACGCCGCCCAATCCGCTGGCGTTTCCCTTCAACCAGCGCGCCATCCTGGCCGGCTGGAAACTGTTCAACTTCCAGCCCGGCAAGCTGCAGCAGGATGACAGCCCCGCCAATGCCGTGCTGCGCCGGGGCGCCTACCTGGCCGAAGCGCTGGCGCACTGCCAGGAATGCCATACGCCGCGCAACCTCACCATGGGCCTCGATAAAAAGCTGGCCTACGGCGGCGCCAATGTGGCGGGCTGGAAAGCCTACAACATCACGCCCGATCCCATGAGCGGCATCGGCGCCTGGACCGATGCCGAGCTGATGCAGTACCTGCGCACGGGCGTGGTCAAGGGCAAGGCCTCGGCCGCCGGCGGCATGGCCGAAGCCATCGAACACAGCCTGCGCCACCTGAGTGAAGACGATCTGAAGGCGCTGGTGCGCTACCTGCGCAGCGTGCCGCCCATCCATGACAGCCTGGACAGCAAACCGCGCTTTGCCATGGGCAAACCTGCCACCGACGAGGTCGAACTGCGCGGTGCAGCCGCTGTCAGCACCAGCAATAGCACCTCCAGCGCCGCCGAATTGTTCAGCGGCAACTGCGCCAGCTGCCATGCGGCCAGCGGCGCCGGCAGCAGCGACGGCACGTATCCTTCGCTGATGAACAACTCGGCCGTCGGCGCGCGCGACCCCAGCAACCTGGTGATGGTGATCCTGCAGGGCGTCAGCCGCAAGACCGCCGAGGGTCACGCCTTTATGCCGGGCTTCGCCGGCCGGCTCGATGACGCGCAAGTGGCGACGCTGGCCAACTATATGCTGGGCCAGTTTGGCGACGAACGCAGCAAGGTCGATGCCGGCTTTGTGGCGCGGCAGCGCGCCGGTGGCCCGCCATCGCCACTGCCGAAACTGATGGCCGCCGGCGCCTTCGCCATGGCGGCTGCGGTGCTGGCGCTGCTGGCCTGGTGGTGGCGCAAACGCCGCACACGCACAGCCTGA
- a CDS encoding TonB-dependent siderophore receptor, which yields MPLSRPRTTLAPLALAIAMALGAAPHALAQAVAGQEAVIELAIAAQPLAGALGDVARKAGVTLVAAPALLAGRQAPAVSGKLTLRQALDRLLAGSGLMANIDADHRAVTVVPAPRPGAPEATMAPVLVTARADAATENSGSYTARQVTIGKTAQSLRETPQSVTVVTRQRMDDQNMVSVADVMLQTTGVSAQERNFGHVVYNARGFSISNFQVDGVPRGDYGGIGIAPDLAIFDRVEVLRGAPGVLVGNGDPSGTVNFVRKRPTAEKQINAVARAGRWSNYRLDVDAAGPLNDSGSLRGRVVAAYERRETWIEGTDIDVPLLYGIIEADLGKDSMLTLGARTQAYHQDGGRWVGGLPSSSDGSDLQLPRSTSLGPSWTSFDARANEVFAELSHRFNDDWQFKLNASHMRSERQDKAQRRLGYVVPATLTGMLLNAVDYGDVDYSNSGLDGQVTGKFSALGRQHSVMVGANWQRDKTLSHNERATYATALPVNFNRYNLAGVAEPVRPARGPLYHSLTTTQGVYGNLKLSLAEPLSLILGGRVSWYDYKQVNQTSGQVTSAYKQSQEVTPFVAALYSLNQEWSLYGSYTDIFKPQSSNYTASGKPLAPAIGSNHEAGVKGELFGGRLNASAAVFRTVQDGLAATDPQFPVSCPGTPATGGCSINGGKVRSEGFEAELSGEVLKHLQVSAGYTYTTAKYVINRDASGKPTRYEGAAYGHDYNPRHMLRLWTSYQAQGALAGLQVGGGVSLQSETSTIDDYAPVGPVLRQQSGYAVWSAMAGYRLSPHWHATLNVANLFDKHYYQGAYQGWYGAPRNVTLTLRAQF from the coding sequence ATGCCCTTGTCACGACCCCGCACGACCCTCGCGCCACTGGCGCTGGCGATCGCCATGGCGCTGGGCGCCGCCCCCCACGCCTTGGCGCAAGCAGTTGCCGGCCAGGAGGCCGTGATCGAACTGGCGATCGCCGCCCAGCCACTGGCGGGCGCGCTGGGCGACGTGGCGCGCAAGGCCGGCGTGACGCTGGTGGCCGCGCCTGCCTTGCTGGCCGGCCGGCAGGCACCCGCCGTTTCCGGCAAATTGACATTGCGCCAGGCACTGGACCGGCTGCTGGCCGGCAGCGGCCTGATGGCCAATATCGACGCCGATCACCGCGCCGTGACGGTGGTGCCCGCGCCGCGTCCTGGCGCGCCGGAAGCGACCATGGCACCCGTGCTGGTCACGGCCCGTGCCGACGCCGCCACCGAAAACAGCGGCTCCTATACGGCGCGCCAGGTCACCATCGGCAAGACGGCCCAGTCGCTGCGTGAAACGCCGCAATCGGTGACGGTGGTCACGCGCCAGCGCATGGACGACCAGAACATGGTGTCGGTGGCCGACGTGATGCTGCAGACCACCGGCGTCAGCGCCCAGGAACGCAATTTTGGCCACGTCGTCTACAATGCGCGCGGTTTTTCGATCAGTAACTTCCAGGTCGATGGCGTGCCGCGCGGCGACTACGGCGGCATCGGCATCGCGCCCGACCTGGCCATTTTCGACCGCGTGGAAGTGCTGCGCGGCGCGCCCGGCGTACTGGTCGGCAATGGCGACCCCAGCGGCACGGTCAACTTCGTGCGCAAGCGCCCGACGGCTGAAAAACAGATCAACGCCGTGGCGCGCGCCGGCCGCTGGTCCAATTACCGGCTGGACGTGGACGCGGCCGGCCCCCTGAATGACAGCGGCTCGCTGCGCGGGCGCGTGGTGGCCGCCTACGAGCGGCGTGAAACGTGGATCGAGGGCACCGACATCGATGTGCCGCTGCTGTACGGCATTATCGAGGCCGACCTGGGCAAGGACAGCATGCTGACCCTGGGCGCGCGCACCCAGGCCTATCACCAGGATGGCGGACGCTGGGTCGGCGGCTTGCCAAGTTCGTCGGACGGCAGCGACCTGCAATTGCCGCGCTCCACGTCGCTGGGGCCGTCCTGGACCAGTTTCGACGCCAGGGCGAACGAAGTCTTTGCCGAGTTGTCGCATCGTTTCAACGATGACTGGCAGTTCAAGCTGAACGCCAGCCACATGCGCAGCGAGCGCCAGGACAAGGCCCAGCGCCGGCTGGGTTATGTTGTCCCTGCCACGCTGACGGGCATGCTGCTCAACGCCGTCGACTATGGCGATGTGGATTACAGCAATAGCGGTCTCGATGGCCAGGTGACGGGCAAGTTTTCGGCGCTGGGCCGCCAGCACAGCGTGATGGTGGGCGCCAACTGGCAACGCGACAAGACCCTCAGCCACAACGAACGGGCGACCTATGCCACGGCGCTTCCCGTCAACTTCAATCGCTACAATCTGGCCGGCGTGGCCGAACCCGTGCGTCCGGCCCGGGGTCCGCTTTACCACAGCCTGACCACCACGCAGGGCGTGTACGGCAATCTGAAACTGAGCCTGGCCGAGCCGCTGAGCCTGATACTGGGCGGGAGGGTCAGCTGGTACGATTACAAGCAGGTCAACCAGACCAGCGGCCAGGTCACCAGCGCCTACAAGCAGAGCCAGGAAGTGACGCCCTTCGTCGCCGCCCTCTACAGCTTGAACCAGGAATGGTCGCTGTACGGCAGCTACACCGATATCTTCAAGCCGCAAAGCAGCAACTATACCGCCAGCGGCAAGCCGCTGGCGCCTGCCATCGGCAGCAACCATGAAGCGGGCGTGAAGGGCGAATTGTTCGGCGGCCGGCTCAATGCGTCGGCCGCCGTGTTCCGTACGGTGCAGGACGGCCTGGCCGCCACCGACCCGCAGTTTCCGGTCAGTTGCCCGGGCACGCCGGCCACGGGCGGCTGTTCGATCAATGGCGGCAAGGTCAGGAGCGAAGGCTTCGAGGCCGAGCTGAGCGGCGAAGTGCTGAAGCACCTGCAGGTCTCGGCCGGCTACACGTATACCACCGCAAAATATGTGATCAACCGCGACGCCAGCGGCAAGCCGACCCGGTACGAAGGCGCGGCCTACGGCCACGACTACAATCCGCGCCATATGCTGCGCCTGTGGACCTCGTACCAGGCGCAAGGCGCGCTGGCCGGCCTGCAGGTCGGCGGCGGCGTGTCGCTGCAGTCGGAAACCTCGACCATCGACGACTACGCGCCGGTCGGCCCCGTGCTGCGCCAGCAAAGCGGCTACGCCGTGTGGAGCGCGATGGCCGGCTACCGCCTGTCGCCGCACTGGCATGCCACGCTGAACGTGGCCAATCTGTTCGACAAGCATTACTACCAGGGAGCCTATCAGGGTTGGTACGGCGCGCCGCGCAATGTTACCCTGACCTTGCGCGCGCAGTTTTAA
- a CDS encoding ATP-binding protein, whose translation MPDTMASILYQAAPRSATASAPQAEQARTARINSMGQFAASIAHEVNQPLAAIALNASAALRWLEQDPPRLDHVRDALSIIASAGNHASAMIRSLRCLACKNNGAHATFPADDPAREVLLLLHTELQQQGIAIDTQLTLGQQAVRADRVQLQQVIMNLVTNAVDAMRANGEHPRILVLSSRRDGAMLRFSVTDSGEGVAPEAAARIYEALYSTRPDGMGLGLAICRAIVEAHGGRLWHEAAKGRGAIFHFTVPSP comes from the coding sequence TTGCCTGACACCATGGCCAGCATCCTGTACCAGGCCGCGCCTCGCTCTGCCACTGCCAGCGCGCCCCAGGCCGAGCAGGCGCGCACGGCGCGCATCAATAGCATGGGCCAGTTCGCCGCCTCGATCGCGCATGAGGTGAACCAGCCGCTGGCCGCCATCGCCCTGAACGCCAGCGCCGCGCTGCGCTGGCTGGAGCAGGACCCGCCGCGCCTGGACCATGTGCGCGACGCGTTGTCGATTATCGCCAGCGCCGGCAACCACGCCAGCGCGATGATACGCAGCCTGCGCTGCCTGGCTTGCAAGAATAACGGCGCCCACGCCACCTTCCCAGCGGACGACCCCGCCAGGGAAGTGCTGCTGTTGCTGCACACCGAGCTGCAACAGCAGGGTATCGCCATCGACACACAACTGACCCTGGGCCAGCAGGCCGTGCGCGCGGACCGGGTGCAATTGCAGCAGGTGATCATGAACCTGGTGACGAATGCCGTCGACGCCATGCGCGCCAATGGCGAGCATCCGCGCATCCTGGTGCTGTCGTCGCGGCGCGATGGCGCCATGCTGCGGTTCAGCGTGACCGACAGCGGCGAAGGCGTCGCGCCCGAGGCGGCGGCGCGCATCTACGAGGCCCTGTATTCGACCCGGCCGGACGGCATGGGCCTGGGCCTGGCCATCTGCCGCGCCATCGTCGAAGCGCATGGTGGCCGCCTGTGGCACGAAGCGGCCAAGGGGCGCGGCGCCATCTTCCACTTTACCGTGCCGTCGCCCTGA
- a CDS encoding RNA polymerase sigma factor produces MHAVRDWHEAQDLVQQTFERMLSKRQAGRHIENVRALLYQIARNLLVDRHRHLSVRLHEGEEALLDYAALPACQPEMVYAGMQRVRILIATIEALPPRCRTAFVRHRIDGLSHAEVAEEMGISLNMVERHVMLAVAACRKALGEEARRKQAGPEAMA; encoded by the coding sequence ATGCATGCGGTCAGGGACTGGCACGAGGCGCAGGACCTGGTGCAGCAGACTTTCGAGCGCATGCTGTCGAAGCGCCAGGCGGGCCGCCATATCGAGAATGTGCGCGCGCTGCTGTACCAGATCGCGCGCAACCTGCTGGTCGACCGTCACCGCCACCTGAGCGTGCGCCTGCACGAGGGCGAGGAAGCCTTGCTCGACTATGCGGCCTTGCCCGCCTGCCAACCGGAGATGGTGTATGCCGGCATGCAGCGCGTGCGCATCCTGATCGCCACCATCGAAGCCTTGCCGCCGCGCTGCCGGACCGCCTTCGTGCGCCATCGCATCGACGGCCTGTCGCATGCCGAAGTGGCCGAGGAAATGGGCATCAGCCTGAACATGGTGGAGCGCCATGTGATGCTGGCCGTCGCCGCCTGCCGCAAAGCGCTGGGCGAAGAGGCGCGCCGCAAGCAGGCTGGCCCTGAAGCGATGGCGTGA
- a CDS encoding FecR domain-containing protein, with protein MMSKHPPKQPSPSSAPDEDEALLDELSPLEFDALRWSVRVADGLDDEAQARFEAWLAATPGHRRAYREMTGVFDAVDALPADAAAHLSTRVVLDKVSSLPAPVVSVRPARRAWLPQALAGAALLLTLGGGWAGWQHWQSLPVFSQHYASARGQQLAADLPDGSRLQLDTATSADVTLYRQRRQVVLAEGQALFQVRGDRARPFDVLAGAARITVVGTRFSVRHTPASGDHAVRIAVLEGKVKVQGAGAAGVVYLVPGQTVSADAQGHLGEVTGMPIDAMASWLGGRLGFDNVPLAEVLAELARYGDSGLRLGDAAAGRLPVTANIDLGHLDGFARSLPLVLPVRLQRDGDGRQVISSTLK; from the coding sequence ATGATGAGCAAGCACCCGCCCAAGCAGCCTTCCCCTTCGTCCGCGCCGGACGAGGACGAGGCCTTGCTCGATGAACTGTCGCCCCTGGAATTCGATGCGCTGCGCTGGTCGGTGCGTGTGGCCGACGGCCTGGACGACGAGGCGCAGGCGCGGTTCGAGGCCTGGCTGGCCGCCACGCCCGGGCATCGCCGCGCTTACCGGGAGATGACGGGCGTATTCGACGCCGTCGATGCGCTGCCAGCGGACGCCGCCGCGCACCTGAGCACGCGCGTGGTGCTCGATAAAGTGTCCTCGTTGCCGGCGCCGGTGGTGTCGGTCCGGCCGGCGCGGCGCGCCTGGTTGCCGCAGGCGCTGGCCGGCGCGGCGCTGCTCTTGACGCTGGGCGGTGGATGGGCCGGCTGGCAGCACTGGCAGAGCCTGCCTGTGTTCAGCCAGCATTACGCCAGCGCGCGCGGCCAGCAGCTGGCGGCCGACTTGCCCGACGGCAGCCGGCTGCAGCTCGATACCGCCACCAGCGCCGACGTCACCCTGTACCGCCAGCGGCGCCAGGTGGTGCTGGCGGAAGGCCAGGCCCTGTTCCAGGTGCGGGGCGACCGGGCGCGCCCGTTCGACGTGCTGGCCGGCGCGGCCCGCATCACGGTGGTCGGCACCCGCTTTTCAGTACGCCATACGCCAGCGAGCGGCGACCATGCGGTGCGGATCGCCGTGCTGGAAGGCAAGGTCAAGGTGCAGGGCGCTGGCGCCGCTGGCGTCGTCTACCTGGTGCCGGGCCAGACCGTCAGCGCCGACGCCCAGGGCCATCTCGGCGAGGTGACCGGCATGCCGATTGACGCCATGGCTTCCTGGCTGGGTGGGCGGCTCGGTTTCGACAACGTGCCGCTGGCCGAGGTGCTGGCGGAACTGGCACGCTATGGCGACAGCGGCCTGCGCCTGGGCGATGCCGCCGCCGGGCGCCTGCCCGTCACCGCGAATATCGACCTGGGCCATCTCGACGGTTTTGCGCGCAGCCTGCCGCTGGTGCTGCCGGTGCGCCTGCAGCGCGATGGCGATGGCAGGCAGGTGATCAGCAGCACGCTCAAATAA
- a CDS encoding DoxX family protein, protein MKPSPWPARLIGPFTPDAGLLFARVTGALLVLHVHGLPKLLHFSDELAHIDDPLHMGRALTLYCALFAELVCPVLVAAGLLTRLATLPFLFLLLVSMLLVHPDWSIADGQFGWLLIIVFGTIAVSGAGKYSVDAHWRRVA, encoded by the coding sequence ATGAAACCATCCCCCTGGCCGGCAAGACTGATCGGCCCTTTTACGCCTGACGCCGGCCTGCTGTTCGCGCGCGTGACGGGCGCGCTGCTGGTGCTGCACGTGCACGGCCTGCCCAAGCTGCTGCATTTTTCCGACGAGCTGGCGCATATCGACGATCCGCTGCACATGGGCCGCGCACTGACCCTGTATTGCGCGCTGTTCGCCGAACTGGTGTGCCCGGTGCTGGTGGCCGCCGGCCTGTTGACGCGCCTGGCCACCTTGCCCTTTCTGTTCCTGCTGCTGGTGTCGATGCTGCTGGTGCATCCGGACTGGAGCATCGCCGACGGCCAGTTCGGCTGGCTGCTGATCATCGTCTTCGGCACGATTGCCGTCAGCGGCGCGGGCAAGTATTCGGTCGATGCGCACTGGCGCCGTGTGGCGTAA
- a CDS encoding GMC family oxidoreductase: MTDKLSAEVVIVGSGVAGALVAHQLAQAGVSVLILEAGPCIERWRIVENFRNTPAKDDFMAPYPSTRHAPHPQYTPPNDYLIFKGTHKYNSQYIRAVGGTTWHWAASTWRFLPNDFRMQTLYGVGRDWPISYDALEPFYYRAEVELGVSGPNDGTDLGSPRRQPYPMDHLPLSYMDQRFSEVLNARGFKVVPEPVARNSRAYDQRPSCCGNNNCMPICPIAAMCSGIIHVEKAEKAGARLIANAVVYRIELDGKRVVAVHYKDPQGVSHRVTGKQFVLAANGIETPKLMLMSEVGNSSGQVGRNLMDHPGTGVTFQADEDLWPGRGPMELTSIVDMRDGAFRSDYAGKKLHLNNMAQTGSATRTALRLGLVGRKLNDEIRRRAARTVNFNSFHDILPDPANRIVPSRQHKDGLGIARPEITYAIGDYVKKSAVHTRAAYARIAQLFGGTEVHFDDDFAPNNHIMGTLIMGKDPKTSVVDADCRTHDHENLFIAGSAVMPTAGTVNCTLTLAALALRLADRLRGQT, from the coding sequence ATGACGGACAAGCTTTCTGCCGAGGTCGTCATCGTCGGTTCCGGCGTGGCCGGTGCGCTGGTGGCGCACCAGCTGGCGCAGGCCGGCGTGTCGGTGCTGATACTGGAGGCCGGTCCGTGCATCGAGCGCTGGCGCATCGTCGAAAATTTCCGCAATACGCCTGCCAAGGATGACTTCATGGCGCCGTATCCATCGACCCGCCATGCGCCCCACCCGCAGTACACGCCGCCCAACGACTACCTGATCTTCAAGGGCACGCACAAATACAACTCGCAATATATCCGCGCCGTCGGCGGCACCACCTGGCATTGGGCGGCGTCCACCTGGCGTTTCCTGCCGAACGATTTCCGGATGCAAACCCTGTACGGGGTGGGGCGCGACTGGCCCATCAGCTACGACGCGCTGGAACCGTTTTATTATCGCGCCGAGGTGGAGCTGGGCGTGTCGGGGCCGAACGACGGCACCGACCTGGGCTCGCCGCGCCGGCAGCCGTATCCGATGGATCACTTGCCGCTGTCGTACATGGACCAGCGCTTTTCGGAGGTGCTCAATGCCAGGGGTTTCAAGGTGGTGCCGGAACCGGTGGCGCGCAACAGCCGCGCGTATGATCAGCGGCCGTCCTGCTGCGGCAACAACAACTGCATGCCGATCTGCCCGATCGCCGCCATGTGCAGCGGCATCATCCACGTGGAAAAGGCGGAAAAGGCGGGCGCGCGGCTGATCGCCAACGCCGTCGTCTACCGTATCGAACTCGATGGCAAGCGGGTGGTGGCCGTGCATTACAAGGACCCGCAAGGCGTGTCGCACCGCGTGACCGGCAAGCAATTCGTGCTGGCCGCCAATGGCATCGAGACGCCCAAGCTGATGCTGATGTCCGAGGTGGGCAACAGCTCGGGCCAGGTGGGGCGCAACCTGATGGACCATCCGGGCACGGGCGTGACGTTCCAGGCCGATGAAGACCTGTGGCCGGGGCGCGGGCCGATGGAACTGACTTCCATTGTCGACATGCGCGACGGCGCGTTTCGCAGCGACTATGCGGGCAAGAAGCTGCACCTGAATAATATGGCGCAGACGGGGTCGGCCACCCGTACGGCGCTGCGCCTGGGGCTGGTGGGCAGGAAGCTCAACGACGAGATCCGCCGGCGCGCCGCGCGCACCGTCAACTTCAACAGTTTCCACGACATCCTGCCCGATCCCGCCAACCGCATCGTGCCCAGCCGCCAGCACAAGGATGGCCTCGGGATTGCCCGCCCGGAAATCACCTATGCCATCGGCGACTACGTGAAAAAGAGCGCGGTCCATACACGCGCCGCCTATGCCCGCATCGCGCAATTGTTCGGCGGCACGGAAGTGCACTTTGACGACGATTTCGCGCCCAACAACCATATCATGGGCACTTTGATCATGGGCAAGGACCCGAAGACCTCGGTGGTCGACGCCGACTGCCGTACGCATGACCATGAGAATCTGTTTATCGCCGGCAGCGCCGTGATGCCGACGGCCGGCACCGTCAATTGCACCCTGACCCTGGCCGCGCTGGCGCTGCGCCTGGCCGACCGGTTGCGGGGGCAGACATGA
- a CDS encoding alpha/beta hydrolase — protein MSKKIEAEEITSRRKLLVSVAGVAAGAGLLATGGAAAAAAKPAATAAAGKTVNSITVKDGTVIHFKDWGTGTPVVFSHGWPLQGDAWEDQMMFLASHGYRVIAHDRRGHGLSSQPWQGNDMDTYADDLATLLDALDIKGATLVGHSTGGGEVAHYIGRHGEKRVAKAVLVGAVPPQMVQSPSNPGGLPMSVFDGIRASVLADRSQFFKDLSGPFYGANRPGSKVTQGQRDTFWLQGMQCGIKNAYDCIKQFSEVDYTADLKKITVPTLVVHGSDDQIVPIDAAGKASAKIIKNAKLIIYEGAPHGLPTTHKDRLNEDLLAFIKS, from the coding sequence ATGTCCAAGAAAATCGAAGCCGAAGAAATCACCTCGCGCCGCAAACTGTTGGTCAGTGTCGCTGGCGTTGCCGCCGGCGCAGGCCTGCTGGCCACCGGCGGCGCCGCTGCCGCCGCAGCCAAGCCTGCCGCCACCGCCGCCGCTGGCAAGACCGTCAACAGCATCACCGTCAAGGACGGCACCGTGATTCACTTCAAGGACTGGGGCACCGGCACGCCCGTGGTCTTCAGCCACGGCTGGCCGCTGCAGGGCGACGCCTGGGAAGACCAGATGATGTTCCTGGCCAGCCACGGCTACCGCGTGATCGCGCACGACCGCCGCGGCCATGGCCTGTCGAGCCAGCCTTGGCAGGGCAATGACATGGACACCTACGCCGACGACCTGGCGACCCTGCTCGACGCGCTCGACATCAAGGGCGCGACCCTGGTCGGCCATTCGACCGGCGGCGGCGAAGTGGCCCACTATATCGGCCGCCATGGCGAAAAACGCGTGGCCAAGGCCGTGCTGGTGGGCGCCGTGCCACCGCAGATGGTGCAGTCGCCAAGCAATCCGGGTGGCCTGCCGATGTCGGTCTTCGACGGCATCCGCGCCAGCGTGCTGGCCGACCGCTCGCAATTCTTCAAGGATCTGTCGGGCCCGTTCTATGGCGCCAACCGCCCGGGCTCGAAAGTCACGCAAGGCCAGCGCGACACGTTCTGGCTGCAAGGCATGCAGTGCGGCATCAAGAACGCCTATGACTGCATCAAGCAGTTCTCGGAAGTCGATTACACGGCCGACCTGAAGAAAATCACCGTGCCGACCCTGGTGGTGCACGGCAGCGACGACCAGATCGTGCCGATCGACGCCGCCGGCAAGGCGTCGGCCAAGATCATCAAGAACGCCAAGCTGATCATCTATGAAGGCGCGCCGCACGGCCTGCCAACCACCCACAAGGATCGCCTGAACGAAGACCTGCTGGCCTTTATCAAATCCTGA
- a CDS encoding sugar dehydrogenase complex small subunit, whose product MPTPYSPMRRTVLASAASLAAVSCLAPWSWAVDKTAANTTDAPKGPPPAPAEFLALSKLLIPDLRLDEHVGARLHAALLRQDGRFPIKTKALADVARQGPLTEAEALAEAVKADTTLSATLRAIVSAWYLGIVGDHVTGQVLAYDLALMQEVVRDTVVTPSYCTRAPGYWSAPPGLTEGRA is encoded by the coding sequence ATGCCGACACCGTACTCTCCCATGCGGCGCACTGTGCTTGCCAGCGCCGCCAGCCTGGCGGCGGTCAGCTGCCTGGCGCCCTGGTCGTGGGCCGTCGACAAGACCGCCGCCAATACCACCGATGCCCCCAAGGGGCCGCCACCGGCGCCGGCCGAATTCCTGGCCTTGTCCAAACTGCTGATCCCGGACCTGCGCCTGGACGAACATGTCGGCGCGCGCCTGCATGCGGCCCTGCTGCGCCAGGATGGCCGGTTCCCGATTAAAACCAAAGCCCTGGCCGATGTGGCGCGCCAGGGGCCGCTCACCGAGGCCGAGGCACTGGCCGAGGCCGTCAAGGCTGATACCACGCTGTCCGCCACCTTGCGCGCCATCGTCAGCGCCTGGTACCTGGGCATTGTCGGCGACCATGTCACGGGCCAGGTCCTCGCCTACGACCTGGCGCTGATGCAGGAGGTGGTGCGCGATACCGTGGTCACGCCCAGCTATTGCACCCGGGCGCCAGGCTACTGGTCGGCGCCGCCGGGTTTGACGGAAGGAAGAGCATGA